From one Maniola jurtina chromosome 5, ilManJurt1.1, whole genome shotgun sequence genomic stretch:
- the LOC123865102 gene encoding myrosinase 1-like, which translates to MAMLPLQVVVLGALLQNAWSINSSFPTNFKFGAASSSYQIEGGWDADGKGLNAWDRYIQEYPSPVKNNDTGNVATDAYRLWREDVKAAAQMKLQFYRFSLNWARILPSGFTNEINEAGVKYYSDLIDALLAEGIEPVVTIYHWELPVKILDLGGWTNPLIVNWFGDYARVVYSLYADRVKTWLTINEPVAMCDLFYNLGFFGIKEQVFGPFLCNKYVLLAHAKAYRIFDEEFRPKYTARISLANNGLWIEPATPNDTALAELGMQHQLGRFSHPIFSKEGGWPPAIEKVMLEVSLAEGYKESRLPAFTEDEIEFMKGTADFYGMNHYTTYLLRPSKPEDEPGIWFFTGSPELQATVIHPPGTTYGASPLNPVYPVGIRKLMAWVKQQYGDMDIFITENGFSTSGYELTDNDRVNFIREYLEQVLLSMEVDNVSVIGYTVWSLTDNFEWLDGYTLKFGLYEIDFNHPNRTRTPRLSANYYACVIAGRSLDVQDSCYYKN; encoded by the exons ATGGCCATGTTGCCTCTACAAGTAGTTGTTTTGGG CGCCCTACTGCAAAATGCATGGAGCATTAATAGTAGTTTTCCCACCAACTTCAAGTTTGGTGCAGCTTCCTCATCGTATCAAATAGAAGGTGGCTGGGATGCCGATG GAAAAGGACTAAATGCATGGGATAGATATATCCAAGAATACCCCAGCCCAGTTAAGAATAATGATACTGGAAACGTGGCTACCGACGCGTACCGACTATGGCGAGAAGATGTCAAAGCTGCTGCCCAAATGAAGCTCCAATTTTACAG ATTTTCATTGAACTGGGCTCGAATATTACCTTCAGGTTTCACCAACGAAATAAACGAAGCTGGTGTCAAATACTACAGCGACCTCATCGACGCCCTCCTCGCTGAGGGCATTGAACCAGTTGTTACTATTTACCATTGGGAACTACCGGTGAAGATTTTAGATCTTG GAGGTTGGACAAACCCTCTCATCGTAAATTGGTTTGGGGACTACGCCAGAGTAGTCTATTCTCTTTACGCTGACCGTGTTAAAACCTGGCTGACTATCAACGAACCTGTGGCGATGTGCGATCTGTTTTACAATCTCGGCTTCTTTGGAATTAAAGAGCAAGTGTTTGGACCTTTTTTGTGCAATAAGTATGTATTACTGGCACACGCTAAAGCCTATAGGATATTTGATGAGGAATTCAGACCAAAGTATACAG CTCGAATCTCGTTGGCAAATAACGGTTTGTGGATAGAACCTGCAACTCCTAATGACACGGCGCTGGCCGAACTTGGGATGCAGCATCAg TTGGGCAGGTTTTCTCATCCAATATTCTCAAAGGAGGGTGGCTGGCCGCCTGCTATCGAAAAAGTCATGTTAGAAGTTAGTCTTGCTGAAGGTTACAAAGAATCAAGGTTGCCCGCGTTTACTGAGGATGAGATAGAATTTATGAAAG GCACTGCAGATTTCTACGGAATGAACCATTATACGACTTACTTGCTAAGGCCATCTAAGCCCGAAGATGAGCCTGGTATCTGGTTTTTCACTGGATCACCAGAGTTGCAAGCGACCGTCATTCATCCACCGGGTACTACTTATGGTGCTTCCCCCTTAAATCCG GTCTATCCAGTAGGCATTCGTAAATTGATGGCGTGGGTGAAACAACAATATGGTGACATGGATATCTTCATCACGGAGAACGGATTCTCAACCAGCGGATACGAACTGACTGATAACGATCGAGTCAACTTTATACGGGAGTATTTAGAACAA GTGCTGCTTTCTATGGAAGTGGACAATGTGAGCGTGATAGGATACACAGTATGGTCCCTCACTGACAACTTCGAGTGGCTGGACGGGTACAC gcTTAAATTCGGTCTGTACGAAATAGACTTTAATCATCCAAATCGCACAAGAACCCCGCGTTTGTCGGCGAACTACTACGCTTGTGTTATCGCGGGGCGATCGCTTGACGTTCAGGATTCTTGCTACTACAAGAACTAG
- the LOC123865082 gene encoding myrosinase 1-like isoform X1 — protein MAMLPLQAVVLSALLQNAWSISSRFPSNFKFGAASSAYQIEGGWNADGKGLNAWDRFVQQYPSPIKNNDTGNVATDAYRLWREDVKAAAQMKLQFYRFSLSWARILPSGFTNEINKAGVKYYSDLIDGLLAEGIEPVVTIYHWELPVKILDLGGWTNPLIVNWFGDYARVVYSLYADRVKTWLTINEPVVMCDLFYNLGAFGLKEPVLGPFLCNKYVLLAHAKAYRIFDEEFRPKYTARISFANSALWVEPATPNDTALAELGRKHQLGRFSHPIFSKEGGWPPAIEKVMLEASLAEGYKESRLPAFTEDEIEFMKGTADFYGMNHYTTYLIRPSKPEDEPGIWPITGSSELQATFIHPPGSTYGASTLNPVYPVGIRKMMAWLKQQYGDIDILITENGLSTSGYELADYDRVNFIREYLEQVLLSMEVDNVSVIGYTVWSLTDNFEWLDGYTTKFGLYEIDFDHPNRTRTPRVSANYYACVIAGRSLDVQDSCYYKN, from the exons atGGCCATGTTGCCTTTACAAGCAGTTGTTTTGAG CGCCCTACTGCAAAATGCATGGAGCATTAGTAGCAGGTTTCCTTCCAACTTCAAGTTTGGTGCAGCTTCGTCAGCGTATCAAATAGAAGGTGGCTGGAATGCTGATG GAAAAGGTCTAAACGCATGGGATAGATTTGTCCAACAATATCCCAGTCCAATTAAGAATAATGATACTGGAAACGTGGCTACCGACGCGTACCGACTATGGCGAGAAGATGTCAAAGCTGCAGCCCAAATGAAGCTCCAATTTTACAG ATTTTCATTGAGTTGGGCTCGAATATTACCTTCAGGTTTCACCAACGAAATAAACAAAGCTGGTGTCAAATACTACAGCGACCTCATCGACGGCCTCCTCGCTGAGGGCATTGAACCAGTTGTTACTATATACCATTGGGAACTACCGGTGAAGATTTTAGATCTTG GAGGTTGGACAAACCCTCTCATCGTAAATTGGTTTGGGGACTACGCCAGAGTAGTCTATTCTCTGTACGCTGACCGTGTTAAAACCTGGCTGACTATCAACGAGCCTGTTGTGATGTGCGATCTTTTTTACAATTTGGGTGCCTTTGGACTCAAAGAGCCAGTGCTTGGACCTTTTTTGTGCAATAAGTATGTATTACTGGCACACGCCAAAGCCTACAGGATATTTGATGAGGAATTCAGACCAAAGTATACAG CTCGAATCTCGTTCGCGAATAGCGCTTTGTGGGTAGAACCTGCAACGCCCAATGATACGGCGCTGGCCGAACTCGGGAGGAAGCACCAG TTGGGCAGGTTTTCTCATCCAATATTCTCAAAGGAGGGTGGCTGGCCGCCTGCTATCGAAAAAGTCATGTTAGAAGCTAGTCTTGCTGAAGGTTACAAAGAATCAAGATTGCCCGCGTTTACTGAGGATGAGATAGAATTTATGAAAG GCACTGCAGATTTCTACGGAATGAACCATTACACGACTTACCTGATAAGGCCATCTAAGCCTGAAGATGAACCTGGTATCTGGCCTATCACTGGATCATCAGAGTTGCAAGCGACATTCATTCATCCACCGGGTAGTACTTATGGTGCTTCCACCCTTAATCCg GTCTATCCAGTAGGCATTCGCAAAATGATGGCGTGGTTGAAACAACAATATGGTGACATAGATATCCTCATCACGGAGAACGGACTGTCAACCAGTGGATACGAACTGGCTGATTACGATCGAGTCAACTTTATACGGGAGTATTTAGAACAA GTGCTGCTTTCTATGGAAGTGGACAATGTGAGCGTGATAGGATACACAGTATGGTCCCTCACTGACAACTTCGAGTGGCTGGACGGGTACAC gactAAATTCGGTCTGTACGAAATAGACTTTGATCATCCGAATCGCACAAGAACCCCGCGAGTGTCGGCAAACTACTATGCTTGTGTTATCGCGGGGAGATCGCTTGACGTTCAGGATTCTTGCTACTACAAGAACTAG
- the LOC123865082 gene encoding myrosinase 1-like isoform X2: MHENCALLQNAWSISSRFPSNFKFGAASSAYQIEGGWNADGKGLNAWDRFVQQYPSPIKNNDTGNVATDAYRLWREDVKAAAQMKLQFYRFSLSWARILPSGFTNEINKAGVKYYSDLIDGLLAEGIEPVVTIYHWELPVKILDLGGWTNPLIVNWFGDYARVVYSLYADRVKTWLTINEPVVMCDLFYNLGAFGLKEPVLGPFLCNKYVLLAHAKAYRIFDEEFRPKYTARISFANSALWVEPATPNDTALAELGRKHQLGRFSHPIFSKEGGWPPAIEKVMLEASLAEGYKESRLPAFTEDEIEFMKGTADFYGMNHYTTYLIRPSKPEDEPGIWPITGSSELQATFIHPPGSTYGASTLNPVYPVGIRKMMAWLKQQYGDIDILITENGLSTSGYELADYDRVNFIREYLEQVLLSMEVDNVSVIGYTVWSLTDNFEWLDGYTTKFGLYEIDFDHPNRTRTPRVSANYYACVIAGRSLDVQDSCYYKN, translated from the exons ATGCACGAAAACTG CGCCCTACTGCAAAATGCATGGAGCATTAGTAGCAGGTTTCCTTCCAACTTCAAGTTTGGTGCAGCTTCGTCAGCGTATCAAATAGAAGGTGGCTGGAATGCTGATG GAAAAGGTCTAAACGCATGGGATAGATTTGTCCAACAATATCCCAGTCCAATTAAGAATAATGATACTGGAAACGTGGCTACCGACGCGTACCGACTATGGCGAGAAGATGTCAAAGCTGCAGCCCAAATGAAGCTCCAATTTTACAG ATTTTCATTGAGTTGGGCTCGAATATTACCTTCAGGTTTCACCAACGAAATAAACAAAGCTGGTGTCAAATACTACAGCGACCTCATCGACGGCCTCCTCGCTGAGGGCATTGAACCAGTTGTTACTATATACCATTGGGAACTACCGGTGAAGATTTTAGATCTTG GAGGTTGGACAAACCCTCTCATCGTAAATTGGTTTGGGGACTACGCCAGAGTAGTCTATTCTCTGTACGCTGACCGTGTTAAAACCTGGCTGACTATCAACGAGCCTGTTGTGATGTGCGATCTTTTTTACAATTTGGGTGCCTTTGGACTCAAAGAGCCAGTGCTTGGACCTTTTTTGTGCAATAAGTATGTATTACTGGCACACGCCAAAGCCTACAGGATATTTGATGAGGAATTCAGACCAAAGTATACAG CTCGAATCTCGTTCGCGAATAGCGCTTTGTGGGTAGAACCTGCAACGCCCAATGATACGGCGCTGGCCGAACTCGGGAGGAAGCACCAG TTGGGCAGGTTTTCTCATCCAATATTCTCAAAGGAGGGTGGCTGGCCGCCTGCTATCGAAAAAGTCATGTTAGAAGCTAGTCTTGCTGAAGGTTACAAAGAATCAAGATTGCCCGCGTTTACTGAGGATGAGATAGAATTTATGAAAG GCACTGCAGATTTCTACGGAATGAACCATTACACGACTTACCTGATAAGGCCATCTAAGCCTGAAGATGAACCTGGTATCTGGCCTATCACTGGATCATCAGAGTTGCAAGCGACATTCATTCATCCACCGGGTAGTACTTATGGTGCTTCCACCCTTAATCCg GTCTATCCAGTAGGCATTCGCAAAATGATGGCGTGGTTGAAACAACAATATGGTGACATAGATATCCTCATCACGGAGAACGGACTGTCAACCAGTGGATACGAACTGGCTGATTACGATCGAGTCAACTTTATACGGGAGTATTTAGAACAA GTGCTGCTTTCTATGGAAGTGGACAATGTGAGCGTGATAGGATACACAGTATGGTCCCTCACTGACAACTTCGAGTGGCTGGACGGGTACAC gactAAATTCGGTCTGTACGAAATAGACTTTGATCATCCGAATCGCACAAGAACCCCGCGAGTGTCGGCAAACTACTATGCTTGTGTTATCGCGGGGAGATCGCTTGACGTTCAGGATTCTTGCTACTACAAGAACTAG